A genomic stretch from Bradyrhizobium sp. 195 includes:
- a CDS encoding acetyl-CoA C-acetyltransferase: MTEVVIVSAARTPVGSFNGAFGSLTAHELGAVAIKGALQRAKVAPEEVDEVILGQVLAGGEGQNPARQAAMAAGIPQEKTAWGMNQLCGSGLRSVALGLQQIANGDAKVIVAGGMESMSMAPHLSHLRNGTKMGDVKFVDSMLMDGLLDAFHGYHMGVTAENIAAKWQITREEQDAFATGSQNKAEDAQKAGRFKDEIVPVTVKTRKGDVVVDQDEYIRPGTTQDALAKLKPAFNKEGSVTAGNASGLNDGAAALVLMSADEAAKRGLTPLAKIVSWATAGVDPAVMGSGPIPASRKALEKAGWKVKDLDLVEANEAFAAQAIAVNKDMGWDPSIVNVNGGAIAIGHPIGASGARVLTTLLFEMQKRNAKKGLATLCIGGGMGVALTVER, translated from the coding sequence ATGACTGAGGTCGTAATTGTGTCCGCCGCGCGAACGCCGGTAGGTTCCTTCAATGGGGCATTCGGTTCGCTGACCGCCCATGAACTCGGTGCTGTGGCGATCAAGGGTGCTCTCCAGCGCGCCAAAGTCGCTCCTGAAGAGGTCGACGAAGTCATTCTCGGCCAGGTCCTCGCCGGCGGCGAGGGGCAAAATCCGGCACGGCAGGCCGCGATGGCAGCCGGTATTCCGCAGGAGAAGACGGCGTGGGGCATGAACCAGCTCTGCGGCTCGGGCCTGCGCTCGGTCGCTCTGGGCCTGCAGCAGATCGCCAATGGCGATGCCAAGGTCATCGTCGCCGGCGGCATGGAATCCATGTCGATGGCTCCGCACCTGTCGCACCTGCGCAACGGCACCAAGATGGGCGACGTCAAGTTCGTCGATTCCATGCTGATGGATGGCCTGCTGGATGCGTTCCACGGCTATCACATGGGCGTCACGGCGGAGAACATCGCCGCCAAATGGCAGATCACCCGGGAAGAACAGGACGCGTTCGCGACCGGCTCGCAGAACAAGGCCGAGGATGCTCAGAAGGCCGGCCGCTTCAAGGACGAGATCGTTCCCGTCACCGTCAAGACCAGGAAGGGGGACGTCGTCGTCGACCAGGACGAATACATCCGTCCCGGCACGACGCAGGACGCGCTCGCCAAGCTGAAGCCGGCGTTCAACAAGGAAGGCTCGGTGACCGCGGGCAATGCGTCGGGCCTCAACGACGGTGCAGCGGCCCTGGTTCTGATGAGCGCGGACGAAGCCGCCAAGCGTGGTCTTACCCCGCTTGCCAAGATCGTCTCCTGGGCGACCGCGGGCGTCGATCCCGCCGTCATGGGCTCGGGGCCAATCCCTGCTTCCCGAAAAGCGCTCGAGAAGGCCGGGTGGAAGGTCAAGGACCTCGACCTCGTCGAAGCCAACGAAGCCTTTGCGGCGCAGGCCATCGCCGTCAACAAGGATATGGGCTGGGATCCGTCGATCGTGAATGTGAACGGCGGTGCCATCGCCATCGGCCATCCGATCGGGGCCTCCGGCGCGCGCGTGCTGACGACGCTTCTGTTCGAGATGCAGAAGCGCAACGCAAAGAAGGGCCTTGCCACGCTGTGTATCGGCGGCGGCATGGGCGTCGCCCTGACGGTGGAACGTTAG
- a CDS encoding NADP-dependent malic enzyme encodes MDQNLREAALEYHRLPRPGKISVVPTTAMATQRDLSLAYSPGVAEPCLVIAKDPLQADQLTARSNLVAVVTNGTAVLGLGNIGALAGKPVMEGKACLFKKFAGIDVFDIELAEEDPDALIETIARMEPTFGGINLEDIKAPECFYIEQQLRKRMKIPVFHDDQHGTAIIAAAAILNGLKLVKKNIADVKLVCSGAGAAALACLDLIVSLGLPQNRIIVTDAKGVVYAGRTEGMDDNKARYAVKTEARKLDEIIDGADIFLGLSAGNVLTQDMVKRMARDPLIFAMANPIPEIMPEDALAVRPDAILGTGRSDYPNQINNVLCFPFIFRGALDCGATIINEEMKLATVRALADLAMAEVPEVVAVAYKGENLRFGRDYLIPKPLDPRLIEVVAPAVAKAAADSGVARRPIADMEAYRQQLSRFVYHSGNAMQPVFSVAKESGKSLILAEGEDERVLRAAQVVVDERIAKPLLVGRPSTIEERIRSFGLRLRPGSDCEIIDPLDSEVYSQCADVYHGRRKRDGVSAALALSETRSNATVLASILLERGLGDAMLCGVIGRTSDHLTAIRNVIGTRDGLRTLAVMQMLILQQHQLFICDTHCNLNPTAEQVADIALMAASEVSRFGITPRVALLSHSSFGSSAVPDAHKMREARAIILERSPDLAVEGEMRGDAALSPSVLHHEFPESGFEGPANVLVMPNLDAANISYNLLRMAAGQGLTVGGILLGAAKPAHILTPSSTVRRIVNMAAVAVADAVSERA; translated from the coding sequence ATGGATCAGAATCTGAGGGAAGCCGCACTCGAATATCACCGCCTGCCGAGGCCGGGAAAGATTTCGGTGGTTCCGACCACGGCAATGGCGACTCAGCGCGATCTGTCGCTGGCCTATTCTCCCGGCGTGGCCGAGCCTTGCCTGGTCATCGCCAAGGATCCCCTGCAGGCCGACCAGTTGACCGCGCGCAGCAATCTCGTAGCCGTCGTCACCAACGGCACCGCTGTGCTCGGGCTTGGGAATATCGGCGCGCTTGCGGGCAAGCCCGTCATGGAAGGCAAGGCGTGCCTGTTCAAGAAGTTCGCCGGCATCGACGTCTTCGACATCGAGCTTGCCGAGGAGGATCCCGATGCGCTGATCGAAACCATCGCCAGGATGGAGCCGACCTTCGGCGGCATCAACCTTGAGGACATCAAGGCGCCGGAATGCTTCTACATCGAACAGCAGCTTCGCAAGCGCATGAAGATTCCGGTCTTCCATGACGATCAGCACGGCACTGCGATCATCGCCGCGGCGGCGATCCTCAACGGATTGAAGCTAGTCAAGAAGAATATCGCTGACGTGAAGCTGGTGTGCTCGGGCGCCGGCGCTGCGGCGCTGGCGTGTCTCGATCTCATCGTCAGTCTCGGTCTGCCGCAAAACCGGATCATCGTCACGGACGCGAAGGGCGTCGTCTATGCCGGCCGTACCGAAGGCATGGACGACAACAAGGCGCGCTATGCCGTGAAAACGGAAGCGCGAAAGCTCGACGAAATCATCGACGGCGCGGATATCTTTCTCGGCCTGTCGGCCGGCAATGTGCTGACCCAGGACATGGTCAAGAGGATGGCGCGGGATCCCCTGATCTTCGCCATGGCCAATCCGATCCCGGAAATCATGCCGGAAGACGCTTTGGCGGTGCGCCCCGATGCGATCCTCGGCACCGGGCGCTCGGACTACCCCAACCAGATCAACAACGTCCTCTGCTTTCCCTTCATCTTCAGGGGCGCGCTCGACTGCGGAGCGACGATCATCAATGAGGAGATGAAGCTTGCGACGGTGCGTGCGCTGGCAGATCTCGCGATGGCGGAAGTGCCCGAGGTGGTCGCTGTCGCGTACAAGGGGGAGAATCTGCGCTTTGGCCGCGACTATCTCATTCCAAAGCCGCTCGATCCGCGGCTGATCGAGGTCGTGGCCCCGGCGGTTGCCAAGGCTGCGGCGGACAGCGGCGTCGCCAGGCGCCCGATTGCGGACATGGAAGCCTATCGCCAGCAGCTGAGCCGGTTCGTCTACCATTCCGGCAACGCGATGCAGCCGGTGTTCTCGGTGGCGAAGGAAAGCGGAAAGTCGCTGATTCTGGCCGAGGGTGAAGACGAGCGCGTGCTGCGCGCGGCACAGGTGGTCGTCGACGAGCGGATCGCAAAGCCGTTGCTGGTCGGCCGGCCGTCGACCATCGAGGAGCGGATCAGGTCTTTCGGTCTCCGACTCAGACCAGGGAGCGACTGCGAGATCATCGATCCGCTCGATTCAGAGGTCTATTCCCAATGTGCGGATGTCTACCACGGGCGCAGGAAGCGTGATGGAGTGTCAGCGGCGCTGGCGCTTTCCGAGACGCGCAGCAACGCGACTGTGCTCGCCTCGATCCTTCTCGAAAGGGGGCTCGGCGACGCGATGCTGTGTGGGGTCATCGGCAGGACGTCCGATCACCTGACGGCGATCCGCAACGTGATCGGCACGCGTGACGGCCTGCGGACGCTCGCCGTGATGCAGATGCTCATCCTGCAGCAGCATCAGCTGTTCATTTGCGACACCCACTGCAATCTCAATCCGACCGCCGAGCAGGTTGCCGACATCGCATTGATGGCGGCGTCGGAGGTGAGCCGATTTGGCATTACCCCTCGGGTCGCGTTGCTGTCGCATTCGAGCTTCGGAAGCTCCGCGGTCCCGGATGCGCACAAGATGCGCGAGGCGCGGGCGATTATTCTCGAACGATCCCCCGATCTCGCGGTCGAAGGCGAGATGCGCGGCGACGCGGCGTTGTCGCCGTCGGTGCTGCACCACGAGTTCCCGGAGTCTGGTTTCGAGGGGCCCGCGAACGTGCTGGTGATGCCGAATCTCGACGCCGCCAACATCTCCTACAATTTGCTCAGGATGGCGGCGGGCCAGGGACTGACGGTCGGCGGCATCCTGCTCGGCGCGGCAAAGCCGGCCCACATCCTCACGCCATCGTCCACGGTTCGGCGAATCGTGAACATGGCGGCGGTCGCGGTCGCGGATGCAGTGTCCGAGAGGGCCTGA
- a CDS encoding NAD(P)/FAD-dependent oxidoreductase, giving the protein MSKPQLGKPRIVIVGGGAGGLELATRLGDKYGRKGKFDITLIERNRTHVWKPKLHEIAAGSMDISAHEVDYLAQSYWHGFRYRIGEMIGIDRDKRQVLVAPYLDSEGREVTPKRIFDYDVLVVAVGSQNNDFGTSGVADHAIKLESQLDARRFHERMVNACIRAHAQSAPLGLHQLKVAIIGAGATGVELAAELHRTTREVVAYGLDQVDPQKDIRITLIEAADRVLPALPERVSKETENLLARLGVNVLTGAKVSEVGSDRVSLTDGRTIPAELIVWAAGVKAPDFLKDIAGLETNRINQLVVRPTLQTTRDDGIFAIGDCSACSWGERGNVPPRAQAAHQQASHLYSQIPRHLRGEPLKDYRYRDFGSLVSLGEFSTVGSMMGALVGGSLVFEGMFARMMYLSLYKMHEHALHGSVKVALDTLARLITRRTEPHVKLH; this is encoded by the coding sequence ATGAGTAAGCCGCAATTGGGAAAACCCCGGATTGTGATCGTCGGAGGCGGAGCCGGCGGATTGGAACTCGCGACGCGCCTCGGCGACAAATACGGACGCAAAGGTAAGTTCGACATCACGCTGATCGAGCGAAACCGCACCCATGTGTGGAAGCCGAAGCTGCACGAGATTGCAGCCGGCAGCATGGATATCTCGGCTCACGAGGTCGACTATCTCGCGCAGTCCTATTGGCACGGCTTCCGCTACCGCATCGGGGAGATGATCGGGATCGACCGGGACAAGCGGCAGGTGCTGGTGGCGCCCTATCTCGATTCGGAAGGCCGGGAAGTCACTCCGAAGCGAATATTCGACTATGACGTCCTCGTGGTGGCCGTTGGAAGCCAGAACAACGATTTTGGCACGTCCGGTGTTGCTGATCATGCCATCAAGCTGGAATCGCAGCTTGATGCGCGGCGGTTTCATGAACGCATGGTCAATGCCTGCATTCGCGCGCATGCCCAATCTGCGCCTCTGGGATTACACCAGTTGAAGGTCGCAATCATTGGCGCCGGCGCGACCGGCGTGGAGCTCGCGGCCGAACTGCACAGGACGACACGCGAAGTGGTGGCGTACGGCCTCGACCAGGTCGATCCCCAGAAGGACATCAGGATCACGCTGATTGAAGCTGCTGATCGCGTGCTTCCCGCGCTGCCCGAACGTGTGTCGAAAGAGACGGAGAACCTGCTCGCCAGACTGGGTGTCAATGTGCTGACCGGCGCCAAGGTGTCCGAAGTCGGCTCCGACCGGGTGAGCCTGACCGACGGTCGCACGATCCCTGCCGAACTGATCGTCTGGGCGGCTGGCGTCAAAGCGCCCGATTTCCTGAAGGATATCGCCGGCCTGGAGACCAATCGCATCAATCAGCTGGTGGTCCGGCCGACATTGCAGACGACGCGCGACGACGGCATTTTTGCCATCGGCGATTGCTCGGCCTGCTCATGGGGTGAGCGCGGCAACGTCCCGCCGCGCGCGCAGGCGGCGCATCAGCAGGCGTCCCATCTCTATTCCCAGATTCCGCGCCATCTCCGGGGCGAGCCGCTGAAGGATTATCGCTACAGGGATTTCGGCTCACTGGTATCGCTCGGCGAATTCAGCACGGTCGGCTCGATGATGGGCGCGCTCGTGGGCGGCAGCCTCGTGTTCGAAGGCATGTTCGCGCGGATGATGTACCTGTCACTCTACAAGATGCACGAACACGCGCTGCATGGTTCGGTCAAGGTCGCGCTCGACACGCTGGCCCGGCTGATCACCCGGCGCACCGAACCGCATGTGAAGCTGCATTGA
- a CDS encoding cytochrome d ubiquinol oxidase subunit II: protein MTSMSFDELLPLIFIGLMGVSLLVYVVSDGYDLGVGMLMHRATPKERDTMVASIGPFWDANETWLVLGVGLLLIAFPKAHGLVLSELYLPTALMLVGLILRGAAFDFRVKARASRKAMWDRLFIAGSMLASVCQGWMLGRYISGFGEGWNYPIFAGAIAVALPMAYALLGATWLVMKTDGALQSKAIAWSKIAWPPMVIGLILISMATPWISETVRVRWFTLPAIIAVASIPMTAAIALVAVRVLLGSPAVRGALCWLPFALLVLVFLLSFLGLSYSIYPFVVIDRLTVWDAASSPDSLKIILIGVCLTLPVIIAYTGFSYRVFRGKTIELDYA from the coding sequence ATGACCTCGATGTCGTTCGATGAACTGCTGCCGCTCATCTTCATCGGCTTGATGGGCGTGTCGCTGCTCGTCTATGTCGTGAGTGACGGATACGATCTCGGGGTCGGCATGCTGATGCACCGGGCGACACCCAAGGAGCGCGATACGATGGTCGCATCCATCGGCCCGTTCTGGGACGCCAACGAGACCTGGCTGGTGCTCGGCGTTGGGCTGCTCCTGATTGCTTTCCCCAAAGCGCATGGGCTGGTGCTGTCGGAACTGTACCTGCCGACCGCGCTCATGCTGGTCGGCCTGATCCTGCGCGGCGCGGCCTTCGATTTCAGGGTCAAGGCCAGGGCCAGCCGGAAGGCGATGTGGGACCGGCTGTTCATCGCCGGCTCAATGCTCGCGTCGGTCTGTCAGGGCTGGATGCTCGGCCGCTATATCAGCGGCTTCGGAGAGGGGTGGAACTATCCGATCTTTGCCGGCGCCATCGCCGTCGCGCTGCCGATGGCGTACGCGCTGCTTGGCGCCACCTGGCTGGTGATGAAGACGGATGGCGCACTGCAGAGCAAGGCGATCGCGTGGAGCAAGATTGCCTGGCCGCCCATGGTCATCGGCCTGATCCTGATTTCGATGGCGACACCCTGGATTAGTGAAACCGTCCGCGTGCGGTGGTTTACCTTGCCGGCGATCATCGCCGTCGCATCGATTCCGATGACCGCAGCCATCGCGCTCGTGGCAGTCCGCGTGTTGCTCGGCTCACCTGCAGTGCGTGGCGCGCTCTGCTGGTTGCCGTTTGCCTTGCTCGTGCTCGTTTTCCTGCTCAGCTTTCTCGGCCTCAGCTACAGTATCTATCCCTTCGTGGTGATCGACCGGCTCACGGTCTGGGACGCCGCCAGCAGCCCGGATTCGCTCAAGATCATCCTGATCGGGGTCTGCCTCACGCTGCCCGTCATCATCGCCTATACCGGATTTTCCTATCGCGTATTCCGAGGCAAAACCATAGAGTTAGATTATGCGTGA
- a CDS encoding acyl-CoA thioesterase, whose product MSIQPRGDLTTRTLAMPADANPSGDIFGGWVLSQMDIAGGIHAGQRAQGRVATVAIEAMHFIKPVHVGDVLCVYASPERVGRTSLAIRLEAWALRRRLGDRVKVTEGIFTFVALDAEGRPAPIPPTQADQ is encoded by the coding sequence ATGTCGATCCAGCCACGAGGGGATCTCACGACGCGAACGCTGGCCATGCCGGCGGACGCGAATCCGAGCGGCGACATCTTCGGCGGTTGGGTGCTTTCGCAGATGGACATCGCGGGCGGCATTCATGCCGGCCAGCGCGCGCAAGGCCGCGTCGCGACGGTGGCGATCGAGGCGATGCATTTCATCAAGCCGGTCCATGTCGGGGATGTCCTCTGCGTGTACGCGTCGCCCGAGCGTGTCGGGCGCACGTCGCTGGCGATTCGCCTGGAGGCCTGGGCGCTGCGCAGGCGCCTGGGGGACCGTGTGAAGGTGACGGAAGGCATCTTCACCTTCGTCGCGCTCGATGCCGAGGGACGACCTGCGCCCATCCCGCCCACTCAAGCTGACCAGTAA
- the phaP gene encoding TIGR01841 family phasin (Members of this family are phasins (small proteins associated with inclusions such as PHA granules). Note that several different families of phasins have been named PhaP despite very little sequence similarity to each other.), translated as MSDSKPKAGAADWGLPGVDFAKLVESCQISGVDMKALLDMEKKNIDALIEVNRSPYESWRNLMARQAEVFQETMTAIAAEAGNEAAVGRRTEIARQGFETALANMRQLAQIATEQQKQTIDILRRRFEEGMAAMRTKGGST; from the coding sequence ATGTCCGACAGCAAACCGAAAGCAGGCGCCGCCGACTGGGGCCTTCCGGGGGTCGACTTCGCCAAGCTCGTAGAATCCTGCCAGATCAGCGGCGTCGATATGAAGGCGTTGCTCGACATGGAAAAGAAGAACATTGACGCCCTGATCGAGGTCAACCGCTCGCCCTATGAGAGCTGGCGAAACCTGATGGCGCGACAGGCGGAGGTCTTCCAGGAAACGATGACGGCGATCGCTGCCGAAGCCGGCAACGAGGCCGCGGTGGGAAGGCGCACCGAGATCGCCCGGCAAGGCTTCGAGACGGCCCTCGCCAACATGCGCCAACTCGCTCAGATCGCGACCGAACAGCAGAAGCAGACGATCGACATACTGCGGCGGCGTTTCGAGGAGGGTATGGCCGCGATGCGCACAAAGGGCGGCAGCACCTAG
- the phbB gene encoding acetoacetyl-CoA reductase, translating to MSRVAVVTGGTRGIGEAISVALKAAGYKVAASYAGNDEAAAKFKAETGINVYKWDVSSYEACATGLKQVEADLGPVDVLVNNAGITKDGMFHKMTPEQWYAVINTNLNSLFNMTRPVWEGMRERKFGRVICISSINGQKGQMGQVNYSAAKAGDIGFVKALAQEGARAGITVNTICPGYIATEMVKAINPEVVAKNILPQIPVGRLGEPHEIARTVVFLASDDAGFITGSTISANGGQHMV from the coding sequence ATGTCCAGAGTTGCGGTGGTGACCGGCGGAACGCGCGGCATAGGTGAAGCCATCTCGGTTGCTCTCAAGGCGGCCGGCTACAAGGTGGCCGCGAGCTACGCCGGCAACGACGAAGCGGCCGCCAAGTTCAAGGCCGAGACCGGCATCAACGTCTACAAATGGGACGTGTCGAGCTACGAGGCCTGCGCCACCGGCCTAAAGCAGGTCGAAGCCGACCTTGGTCCGGTGGATGTGCTCGTCAACAACGCCGGGATCACCAAGGACGGCATGTTCCACAAGATGACGCCGGAGCAGTGGTACGCGGTCATCAACACCAATCTGAACTCGTTGTTCAACATGACCCGGCCGGTGTGGGAGGGCATGCGTGAGCGCAAGTTCGGTCGGGTGATCTGCATCTCCTCGATCAATGGCCAGAAGGGCCAGATGGGGCAGGTCAACTACTCCGCCGCCAAGGCGGGCGACATCGGCTTCGTGAAGGCGTTGGCCCAGGAGGGCGCGCGAGCCGGCATCACCGTGAACACGATTTGCCCGGGCTATATCGCCACCGAGATGGTCAAGGCGATCAACCCGGAGGTGGTGGCCAAGAACATCCTGCCGCAGATCCCAGTCGGGCGCCTGGGCGAGCCGCACGAGATCGCGCGTACCGTCGTGTTCCTGGCGTCTGATGATGCCGGCTTCATCACGGGATCGACGATCTCGGCGAATGGCGGCCAGCATATGGTTTGA
- a CDS encoding cytochrome ubiquinol oxidase subunit I → MDAVFLARMQFAGNITFHILFPSISIALGWVLLFFRFKYLRATDPQQKIDWLRAYRQWTKVFALTFALGVVSGVTMSFQFGTNWPGYMERVGNIAGPLLGYEVLTAFFLEAGFLGVMLFGHRRVGEMVHLGATILVAFGTLMSAFWILALNSWMQTPAGYDIVDGQFHARSWLEIIFNPSFPYRLVHMILASTLTCAFLLIGVSAWQLLKGVATASASRVLRTGLILAALAAPAQMVAGDFHGLNTLKHQPQKIAAVEGIWETTRGAPLLLFAIPDDAARTNRFELGIPKLASLILRHDPEGELKGLNEFPSAHPPVLPLFWSFRIMVGAGILMLLVSWLGLWRHWRDGWDFAKMPQSMLGIFTGMTFAGWVATIAGWYVTEIGRQPFIVSGLIRTADVASRVPSSSIAVTFVVYVALYLVLLAAYIGVLKYMAETADKKSYASTSAALPGEPQPYQREGEFA, encoded by the coding sequence ATGGACGCCGTGTTCCTTGCTCGCATGCAGTTCGCCGGCAACATCACGTTCCATATCCTGTTCCCGTCGATTTCGATTGCGCTCGGCTGGGTGCTACTGTTTTTCAGGTTCAAGTATCTGCGCGCGACCGATCCGCAGCAGAAGATCGACTGGCTTCGCGCTTACCGTCAATGGACCAAGGTGTTCGCCCTGACTTTCGCGCTTGGCGTCGTCAGCGGCGTCACCATGAGCTTCCAGTTCGGCACCAACTGGCCGGGTTACATGGAGCGTGTCGGCAACATCGCCGGCCCGTTGCTCGGCTATGAGGTTCTGACCGCCTTCTTCCTGGAAGCGGGCTTTCTCGGCGTCATGCTGTTCGGCCATCGCCGGGTCGGCGAGATGGTTCACCTCGGTGCGACCATCCTCGTCGCCTTCGGCACGCTGATGAGCGCATTCTGGATCCTCGCGCTCAATTCGTGGATGCAGACGCCTGCCGGATACGACATTGTGGACGGTCAGTTTCATGCGCGCAGCTGGCTGGAGATCATCTTCAATCCGTCCTTCCCGTATCGCCTGGTCCATATGATACTGGCGTCCACATTGACCTGTGCGTTCCTGCTGATCGGCGTCAGCGCCTGGCAGCTGCTGAAAGGCGTCGCCACGGCTAGTGCGTCACGGGTGCTGCGGACCGGGCTTATCCTGGCCGCGCTGGCCGCACCGGCGCAGATGGTGGCGGGCGACTTTCACGGGCTCAATACGCTGAAGCATCAGCCGCAGAAGATCGCGGCGGTCGAAGGCATCTGGGAAACGACCCGAGGGGCGCCATTGCTGCTGTTCGCGATCCCGGACGATGCGGCGAGGACAAATCGTTTCGAATTGGGCATACCGAAGCTTGCTAGCCTGATCCTCCGGCACGATCCCGAAGGGGAGCTCAAAGGGCTGAATGAGTTTCCCTCGGCGCATCCGCCAGTCCTGCCGCTGTTCTGGTCATTTCGGATCATGGTGGGTGCCGGCATCCTGATGCTGCTGGTCAGCTGGCTCGGTCTGTGGCGGCATTGGCGCGATGGCTGGGATTTCGCGAAAATGCCGCAGTCGATGCTCGGGATATTCACAGGGATGACCTTTGCCGGCTGGGTGGCGACCATTGCCGGATGGTACGTTACGGAGATTGGCCGGCAGCCTTTCATCGTTTCCGGTCTCATTCGGACCGCTGACGTTGCTTCACGCGTGCCGTCATCGAGTATCGCTGTGACATTCGTCGTCTATGTCGCGCTCTATCTGGTGCTGCTCGCCGCCTATATCGGCGTCCTCAAATATATGGCCGAGACTGCCGACAAGAAGTCGTACGCGAGTACGTCGGCCGCCCTGCCAGGGGAGCCGCAGCCATATCAGCGCGAGGGAGAATTCGCATGA
- a CDS encoding sensor histidine kinase, whose product MHVAAQQRLAVEAARLDGHLSRFEYLPSLLETSASVFKLLGDPTDPALQQSVSLYLKSINLLAGADNLYVLSVSGEALAAADFDDPGTPVGRNLSYRPYVSEALARGRGAFFGVGITSARAGYYLSYALKEGGATKGIAVVKVNLDSFERGWRDLAGDALLLDERGVTILASRDVWRYRPAAPLSPQLRDEIARSKPYADYDLRPLGWTILAASEGGSAHVATEDGAAYMVTELSINRGLWRLVLLDDEAPARQTALIIGALSGLASIVALLGLGLVLQRRREIKQRLANQAALQAANDQLETRVQERTAELRAAQDELVHAGKLAALGQMSAGIVHELNQPLAALQTAADNAILLVDRGSVGDARGNLARIGELVRRLGRLTGQLRVFAYKSSSPLDAVPVELALNEVLKILAGRVKEGGVNVVTHIDADLGVVADQARLEQLLCNIVANALDAVESAERKSIVIRATREEGQTARCRIAISNNGPAIAPDVLRRMFEPFVTTKPAGKGLGLGLMLSNHIARSFGGELHGRNLPSGAEFVVILPLAELTEAVSHGR is encoded by the coding sequence TTGCACGTTGCAGCTCAGCAGCGGCTTGCGGTGGAAGCGGCCAGGCTCGACGGTCATCTCTCCAGGTTTGAATATTTGCCGTCACTGCTCGAGACGTCCGCGAGCGTCTTCAAATTGCTCGGCGATCCCACCGATCCCGCGCTGCAGCAATCGGTCAGCCTATATCTGAAGTCGATCAATCTGCTTGCCGGGGCCGACAACCTTTACGTCCTGAGCGTCTCGGGTGAAGCCTTGGCCGCCGCCGACTTCGATGATCCCGGCACGCCCGTCGGCCGGAATCTGTCATATCGCCCTTATGTGAGCGAAGCCCTCGCGCGTGGCCGGGGCGCGTTCTTCGGTGTCGGCATCACCAGTGCGCGCGCCGGCTATTATCTCTCCTATGCTCTGAAGGAGGGCGGGGCGACCAAAGGGATCGCCGTGGTCAAGGTCAATTTGGATTCGTTCGAGCGCGGTTGGCGCGATCTTGCCGGCGACGCACTGCTCCTCGACGAACGGGGCGTGACGATACTCGCCTCGCGCGACGTGTGGCGCTACCGCCCGGCGGCACCGCTATCGCCTCAATTGCGCGACGAGATTGCGCGGTCCAAGCCTTACGCCGATTACGATCTGAGGCCGCTCGGATGGACTATCCTGGCTGCGTCCGAGGGTGGTAGCGCGCATGTCGCCACCGAGGACGGGGCGGCGTACATGGTCACGGAGCTTTCGATCAATCGGGGCCTCTGGAGGCTCGTGCTTCTCGACGATGAGGCCCCGGCCCGGCAGACCGCGCTGATCATCGGCGCGTTGTCGGGGCTTGCCTCCATCGTCGCTCTGCTGGGGCTCGGGCTCGTGTTGCAGCGCCGCCGAGAGATCAAGCAACGCCTGGCCAACCAGGCGGCATTGCAGGCGGCAAATGATCAGCTCGAGACACGGGTGCAGGAACGGACCGCCGAATTGCGCGCTGCACAGGACGAGCTGGTTCATGCCGGCAAGCTGGCGGCCCTCGGACAGATGTCAGCCGGAATTGTGCATGAACTGAACCAGCCTTTGGCGGCGCTGCAGACAGCGGCCGACAATGCGATCCTGCTGGTCGATCGCGGATCGGTCGGCGATGCCCGCGGAAACCTCGCCCGCATTGGTGAACTGGTGCGTCGGCTCGGAAGGCTGACCGGGCAGCTCAGAGTCTTCGCCTACAAGTCGAGCAGCCCGCTTGACGCCGTTCCGGTCGAACTGGCCTTGAATGAGGTGCTCAAGATACTCGCCGGACGCGTCAAGGAAGGGGGCGTGAACGTCGTGACCCACATTGACGCCGATCTCGGCGTGGTCGCCGACCAGGCAAGGCTCGAGCAGCTGTTGTGCAACATTGTGGCGAATGCACTGGATGCGGTCGAGAGCGCGGAACGCAAGTCCATCGTGATCCGGGCGACCAGGGAAGAAGGGCAGACCGCCCGGTGCCGCATCGCCATCAGCAACAATGGCCCTGCGATCGCTCCCGACGTTCTCAGGCGCATGTTCGAGCCGTTCGTGACGACCAAGCCCGCGGGCAAGGGCCTCGGCCTCGGCCTGATGCTGTCCAACCATATCGCGCGTTCCTTTGGCGGCGAATTGCACGGGCGAAATCTTCCAAGCGGCGCCGAATTCGTCGTGATCCTTCCATTGGCCGAGCTGACAGAGGCGGTTTCGCATGGGCGATGA